One region of Clostridiisalibacter paucivorans DSM 22131 genomic DNA includes:
- a CDS encoding phosphatase PAP2 family protein, translated as MSKIKNNKNKIIVFLALVILNMLYLWTNRLNMQIHLTELFIDKHIPLVKYMIIPYFFWYIYVWMVFFYLAVKDEKLFFTHSKATIISKSICIILFLVYPTFVIRPEITGQDIFSKALIHLYASDNPVNALPSIHVLQTILTHIAIINIRNATKKLKISSSIISMLIILSTVMTKQHNIIDVFAAYILAIIVIKIVYLLDYKKCKLSIVEDVVINR; from the coding sequence ATGAGCAAAATAAAAAATAATAAAAATAAAATAATTGTCTTTTTGGCACTAGTAATTTTGAATATGCTTTATTTATGGACTAATAGATTGAATATGCAGATACATTTAACAGAGTTATTTATAGACAAGCATATACCTTTAGTAAAATATATGATAATACCTTACTTTTTTTGGTATATATATGTGTGGATGGTATTTTTCTATTTGGCAGTCAAGGATGAGAAGTTGTTTTTTACTCACAGTAAAGCTACAATAATAAGTAAAAGTATATGTATTATATTGTTTTTAGTATATCCAACATTTGTAATTAGACCAGAAATAACAGGGCAAGATATCTTTAGTAAGGCGTTAATTCATTTATATGCTAGTGATAACCCAGTAAATGCATTGCCTAGTATACATGTTTTGCAGACTATATTAACCCATATAGCAATAATTAACATAAGAAATGCTACTAAAAAATTAAAGATAAGTTCTAGCATAATATCTATGTTAATTATTTTATCTACGGTTATGACGAAGCAACATAATATTATTGATGTATTTGCAGCCTATATACTGGCTATTATAGTGATTAAGATTGTATATTTGTTGGACTATAAAAAATGTAAGCTCAGTATAGTAGAAGACGTAGTTATTAATAGATAA